One Leptodactylus fuscus isolate aLepFus1 chromosome 11, aLepFus1.hap2, whole genome shotgun sequence genomic window, GATGTAACCACAACCCTGGCAACACCTGCATGACAGGTGATAGGTGCAATGTGTCATTGTGTGTGTCGGTGCCTGTACTAGAGGAGCGAAGCCATGCCATACAGAGACTGGTGAGATGTTTGCGAGGAGGACTAAGAGACAAGGGTCCTGGGTTAGGTGACTAGATGGTGAATAACTGAGTTCAGTGCAGACTGGTGACTGTAGTGCCAGCGCCACATGTGAATTAGGTCCTTGGATTTCCTGTAGCCAGGGCAGTGACTGTGCTTGGTCTGTACATCAGATACTAGGTGGATGAGAAGGTGACTAGCTAGCGATGTAAGAATAGAAGCCCCTGATAGACGTCTATGTAGTGTAGTACGTACCCCTGAACAGCTTGTTGCTCCTGAGATGTGGAGTAGATGGTCCAGGTCAGTGGTACTGAGTTAGATAGTTGGGAAAGTTGTTAGACCATATCCAGAGAGGTCACCTAATCCTCCATATAATCCATTAGATCACATGAGACTATCCTATCTGTCCGCTCTCCACCATATCCAGAGTACTCACCTAACCCTTTATATACTATATCACATCATATGAGGCTACCCTATCTGTCCGCTCTGGTATGGGTAACAGTCTGTGGTCTCCCCAATGGACTGCAGTCACCCCTTACCCAGTACCCCTTGATAGGAGGTAACGCTGTAACATACTCATATTCTGGATTTGTATCTCGGTGAGCACAGATTGATCAGACTGTCGACGTCTTCTCCGGAGATCGGATTTATCTGGAAGAAGAAATATAAAATGTCTCCTGCACAGAATCCTTGTctggagcgctgctctggagctgCACACATTCACTACATGATTATAGAGCTGCATGAGGCGGGATGTAAGAGGGGGAGCAGATAGTGCAGGGGACAAAGAACAGTCATGGCCTTAAGTGTTGACACTTCTGAAATGTTTCCAGAAAATTAATCATTTGTCTCATTCAGTTCTTATAATTCCACAGGTTTTGTTATTTTCGGGTTTATTTTAtgcattggaacaacacaaaaaacagagagaaaaaggaaaattggatagaatttcacacaaaactccaaaacatgGGCTGGACACAATTTGAGTTAAATAACTTTAAGTAAGCAAGTAACAGGTGTAGGTGGTAGAAGAATCCCCCTGACACTGGATACAAAGGATATAAGTAACAGGTATGGGTAATATAAAAATCCTCCCTGACACCAGATACAAAGTgtacaagtaacaggtgtgggtaaTATAAGAATCCTCTCTGACACCACATACAAAggatacaagtaacaggtgtgggcaatataaccAGATACAAAGGAGAGAAGCCCTCTCAATCTGTACATTGTTTGTCTGTGTGCgcctaagcatggagaacagaaagaataGAAGAGTTTGAGGACCTGAAAACCAAAAGTGTGGAGAATATCAACattctcaaggttacaagtccatctccagacatCTGTTCCTTTGTTCATGCTGCTCAACATAATCTAGGAGTTTCCACCCCATGGCCCTGTAGCGGATCTCCCTGGATGTGGACAGAAGAGAAGAACAGATCTGGAGCCGTCTGCAGAAGAGGCAACCCCAAATATAAGAGACCTGGAGCAAAAGAAAAGGGGCCTTAAATTTTacctgagaggtgtaagaagcttgtggaTGGGTATAGGGAGACCTTGATCTCAGGGATTGTTTCCAAAGGATCAGCAAACAAATATTaagctgaggaaggggagggggatattGTCTGGCTCATTTTTTGAGTTTTGGGTGAAATTATttcatttttgacatttttattcCTGTGTTTTTGTTCCaaaacacacaaaggaaataaacctgAGAAAGAAAACCAGCAGAGTTATAAGAAATATCTGGGAGAAATTTCAGGGGTGTCAACACTTACAGCTAagtgtatagtgtaatatatttagACTGTATACTGAGATTAAAACATATTAATCTGCAGTGCATCCATCCTCCTTAGTACATAGCCCTCACTGCAGTGCAGACATTACCGGGCTCATCCTCCTCCTTAGTACATAGCCCTCACTGCAGTGCAGACATTCCCAGGCTcatccatcctcctcctcttcagtaCATATTCCTCACTGCATTGAAGACATTACCgggctcctcttcctcctcagtaCATATGCCTCACTGCAGTGCAGACATTACCGGGCTCATCCATCCACCTCCTCTTCAGTACATATTCCTCACTGCATTGAAGACATTACCgggctcctcttcctcctcagtaCATATTCCTCACTGCAGTGCAGACATTACCGGGCTcatccatcctcctcctcttcagtaCATATCCCTCACTGCAGTGCAGACATTACCGGGCTcatccatcctcctcctcttcagtaCATATCCCTCACTGCAGTGCAGACATTACCGGCtcatccatcctcctcctcctcagtacaTATCCCTCACTGCAGTGTAGACATTCCCGGGCTCatccatcctcctcctcagtaCATATCCCTCACTGTGGTGCAGACATTACCGGGCTcatccatcctcctcctcttcagtaCATATCCCTCACTGCAGTGCAGACATTACCGGCtcatccatcctcctcctcctcagtacaTATCCCTCACTGCAGTGCAGACATTCCCGGGCtcatccatcctcctcctcctcagtacaTATCCCTCACTGCGGTGCAGACATTACCGGGCTCatccatcctcctcctcagtaCATATCCCTCACTGCGGTGCAGACATTACCGGGCTCatccatcctcctcctcagtaCATATCCCTCACTGCAGTGCAGACATTCCCGGGCTCatccatcctcctcctcagtaCATATCCCTCACTGCAGTGCAGACATTACCGGGCTCatccatcctcctcctcagtaCATATCCCTCACTGCAGTGCAGACATTACCGGGCTCATCCATCTTTCTCCTCAGTACATAGCCATCACTGCGGTGCAGACATTACCGGGCTCATCCATCGGGGTCCAGGCCTCTCTGCTCACCGGGATTCTCGCCTCTTCCCTGAACACTTTGGATTCCACCATCAGATACACAAACTCTCCGGGGGAATCCTCCGCTGTAATCTACCACAGAGGGAACCAGAGTGAGATGAGGTACAAGTTCCGGAGACCCcgcacatctccccccccccacacacactcacCGACAACTTCACTACTCCCTGGAAAAGGTTGTCAGGAGTCAGAGGCAGCAGTGCCGAGGAGAATGTCGTCTTCTTATCTGGGTAACTGAGTAATGAAACCTTCACAGGGAAACCCTCCGACTGCTGGGGGGTCCGAATGACGACCGACTCCAGGACGCCAAGTCTCCATGTTCCCGGGGCAGTCACGTGGGGGCTAGAAACATAGAAGACACATAGGATACATAATAAGTCACATgattagcacactcctctcctgaaatactctgtgctgctgggaactctcaccctgtgacctcttTATAAGATCAGCACTCTCTTCTCCTAAAATACTTTGTGCTGCTTTGAGGTCCCATATGATGAGTACACCCCATTCCTAATATACTCTGTGTTTCTGGGACTCCCTTCTCGTAAGATAATTAGCTCTCCtgacatactctgtgctgctgttgtaGATCATGCAGTAGCCGTGGCGTTGTGCTTACATCAGTGGGTCTCCCCATCCGTCCCCGTACAGCAGGCACAGCAGAGGGATCTGCAGGAGGATCATCTCTGGAACTCACTGAGAAGTTTCTGGGCAGGGTTCACATTTATACTGAAGTTTGGAGTTAATTATTATTTGGCTTGATGTCGTATTACATCAGATTTCTGTcgaattttggatttttgtgcCTCTGTGCAAAATGCTACTAACCCATGACATGGGACATGTAGTGCTATTTGCAAACAACCTATTATACAAAAGGAAaagctctgtatatacagtcataCATAGATACCTGTCAATCACAAAAAGAGACCGTTCCCAGCTTTTTaccttttcatatttttttttagcggtgcagcatacagcataagtaacatgttccctttattctgcaggtcggtacggttacggtgtgcagcatacagcataagtaacatgtcacctttattctgcaggtcggtacggttacggtgtgcagcatacagcataagtaacatgtcacctttattctgcgggtcggtacggttacggcgtgcagtgtacagcataagtaacatgttccctttattctgcgggtcagtacggttacggcgtgcagtgtacagcataagtaacatgttccctttattctgcgggtcagtacggttacggcgtgcagtgtacagcataagtaacatgttccctttattctgcaggtcggtacggttacggcgtgcagcatacagcataagtaacatgtgacctttattctgcgggtcggagcggttacggcgatacctcatttatattatattattatgcgttagtcattctgcagaacaaaaacacatttggggacataaatcaatgatttttgcatcaccatcttctgagatgtgtaatgtttttattttttggttcacagagttggttgagggcttattttttgaagGACAACCTGTGAAAtagcgctaaggggttaaagtcagTTTAGATCATGAGACCAAGTACAATATTTACCATTATGTCTTCTTGCTTCCTTATCTCATTTATAGTTAGCCAGACCGTAGAAAAACCTTCTTCTGAGGGCACTTCACAATATTATAGCCTGTCCTAATCAGTATTAGAAATGTGAATTGTCCCTTTAAGCTGCCTATTTACATTCAGTTATGCAGGCAGTTGGATTTCTACATGTCACATCctttgtagggttgagcgatcgggattggatcccgattggagatcgagcaaatttcacgatcgcgatcagctggaaaatgatcggaaatcggagtttgaaatctgaagatcagctcaaccaccagggtgcgttcacacgatgtaaaatgatctggcacatatacggcgtgtcagagtttgagcgctcaaaaagatcccattgattttaacgagcgtatacgctgcgttattttgcggccgcaaatttACGGgccggccggacccggtctgacaggtttccgtcttctgcatgcagaagacggaaagctcagaacagattccgggcgctagtgtgaacccagcgttattcTGACCTTACACTGTAAGTATTCTAGGGCAGGGATCATGGTGCAGTTATTATGTATATTTGCTATTTTGCACTCCAGATATCCTAATTATAGAAATATTTCCCTTAGCGATGGAAAGAAACACTAAATGTACTGGGGACTCATTTCGTGTGAAGCTAGGTTTGCTGGCTGATGTCCACCTTTGAGCTGTATATTTGACATGGCTGCACactttgttcctttttttttgttgatttccttaaaggggtattcccatgacgcttgttcactaacctttaggctgttgtgctctcttcacttcctgcttttcttggcacataggtgggcggggtttcacttgcacgggattggttgtaaatgaattaccacagtgtgaagctgatgtatcagagctggatttgagtcagcttgcattacatacagaggtaatggactccctatctgagcccttatcagccaaattcaattaaaccgactgataagagctcagaaatcctggagctgtcccctcccctatctgagaactccgctacttatcagacacaaacacctcagagctgctcccagcccctccctccccctctgagagcaggcagctacatcacttgacaaatgagcagataatcccaagggccatagaaacggagtgtaaacaatgaagtgaataaattaagatagcggccaaacaaagcagttttgataaagcaatgcatttaggaaaagtcttaaatccacataaactagcagtatagataggatccttgtgatgggacaacccctttaatatctaaaCATTTTGACTCATTAAGAAATGACtaaagaaatactaatttggcaattaaatccgcatcatgattaattagacttcataactgagtcatgcatgatgttaaggatgctgccctctagagggcggcgtacagagtgcactgttctcctctcctacatcctggagaatagatttgcatattaatTATAATAAGTCAATCTGaaagtaatgaaaaaaataaatgaatctgTCTTCTGAACTACAGAtgcgtccttccttacctttcctcttggctcagGAGATGAGAAGCATGACCAGCTTTTTAAAAGATAACATAGTTTTATGAGCCGTCTCTCCTTGTCTGTGCTGCCactcagtggttgtgttgtgagttGCAGTCTGTCACAGGTTATGCTAGGATGTTGTGATACTTTATTCAATTGCTGTCCTGAGGGTACGTTCCACTTCCATTAGTAAAGTCTGTTGTTGTGAATGCAGAAGGACGGGACTCTGTCTACATCAGTCATGTTATTACGAATAAGTTAATTGTTTTCATCCTataatggatgagagcaatggactgtacAAATGATTGACCGAACCCAAGCTAAGGTAACGCTGAATACACATAAACCAATGTTTAGAATGGGATCTTTTAACTGACTTTTCTATGTGCTCTGTTCATACAGGTGGCCCTTCTGGTACAATTCTAGATAGAAAACTACGAGCTTATCTTTGGACCAGATGCTACATCCCTCTTTAACGAACACAAAAAGCTGGAATCTGGGAGTACGGATGACTTGTCAGGTAAACTGTTAGAAATCATTCAACAAGAAATTCAGGATATATAATCTAAATGAGTCCAAACTAGATGAACTCCTTTATTGTATGCTGTATATCTTTAGGGTGGTCAGagctacattttttttccttgtttttttttctgggataAAGATACCAACTAGCCAATATCAGCAGTCTTGGCCCACCGAAACTGCACAGTGTATGAAGCCAGTGGCACGCAGCTCCATAGACTGTGCAAAGGCCATGTGGGCCACCGAAGTTCAGCTCCTATTCATCTAAATGAAAGCTGACCTGCTGTACCTGACATAGCTACTACTTAGTCTGCGGAGGTGAGGCGTAACTATTGGGGTAGCAGTGGCCGagccagattttttttcttaataggaacTGGGATCGGAAAGTGAGTCTGCAGGCCCATGATCCCCACAaacgctatcattatacttgggaggggggggtcttttcagacccccgagtataatgatcggaggcccaggagaggtgtgggaacataaaaaacacagtcacttacctctcctggctccagaaggcttcaggcctacttatgttatgtcccagatgtcacgtgggtcgGGCCTTTCGTCATTATGCGTTGCGACAAGTTTGGGCTCATATGATGTCCTGTACATCATTAAAGggtttctaccattaaaacctctttttttgtggataagacgtcggaatagcctttagaaaggctattcgtctcttacctttagatgtgatctccaccgtgctgttctttagaaataccggttttgcattgaactacaagagcaagagcggcctcccaaaaatggcatgcgcagtgggctctactagtgtctctgcagagccaactgcgcaggcgtcagaggtgacgcaggaggaagacgagagagaaggggaggatccagccgaagatagaggcgtcacaggatcgtgttctccatcagcagtggggacgcccccatcgcatttccagcgctagggcccgcccccatcgctgccagagaactaatttacataccggtaaaaaacggtatttctaaggaacagcgcggcggagatcacatctaaaggtaagagacgaatagcctttaatggtagaaagatggccgacatcagcggagAGTGCACTGGAGCACAagagagttaagtaacagtgtttttatgattgtatcctcccttgggtctccaattattatattatggggtctgaaaagggggcCATGTCggtcggggtgggggggggggggaggccatgtcaaaagtttgccacaggcccccgccattcctagtaggCATGCTATTAAATAATCCATTCTGATTTCCTGTGGATGCCACTGACAGGAACTTCAGGCCTTAGGATTTAGAATCTATTttggggtttaaaaaaaaaaaaaaaaaaaaaatagtatttaaTAGAAATTTAGAAATTCACTAAAATTGTTAAATGTAAGGTTCGTATATGCAACTCACAACATCTTTATGTAAATTGTCATTTCTGTGAGTTCAGACCTATAGACTTGAGTTTGACTGTTCTATAGGTATACATCTTATACACGCACAAGACTCCTCAGATGAACTCGAATTTGCATCTTCAGACCTGGACAAGTCTGAGACAAATTTATTAAACGATGATGATGTTATGTTTGAGGAGTCCTTGTTATTAGAGGAGATCTGTGTAGTGAAATGGCAGCCTGCTATCAGAGCAAAATCAAGATGGATATCCTAGAATGCTATAGCAATGGCCCACTAAACTGCAATGGTTCTGGTTCTGCCTGAGTCCAGCTAGAGACAGATGCTCTTCAGAACCAAGTGTATGTCTCAGTTCAAGGCATCCCGCCCAAGACCATGAGCCAGTTACCCGCCAATCTCGCTGTGATGCCACCATAATACACAATCACATTGACTACATAAACCAGCTAAAGCAACTGCAGCCGGAAAGTCAGAAATTATTACAGGAAGAACTTGGCCCGAACATGAA contains:
- the LOC142184758 gene encoding uncharacterized protein LOC142184758; its protein translation is MILLQIPLLCLLYGDGWGDPLIPHVTAPGTWRLGVLESVVIRTPQQSEGFPVKVSLLSYPDKKTTFSSALLPLTPDNLFQGVVKLSITAEDSPGEFVYLMVESKVFREEARIPVSREAWTPMDEPDKSDLRRRRRQSDQSVLTEIQIQNMTEIYQPYPKLLNCCWKGHSHYLQHQNCELERNKGLKMQTKLYCYQSSVECCKYTEQHMYKRERVFMSSSIMELPQQLECTIYINDCNITIGAEISEDQQEPPTTVTITQSSADVSEQDGPNKRGYT